The window ATAATCTGAGTATCCAATCCGTAATGCTTTAGGCAGACAAAGCAAGGTCACCGCTCTGCAGCTGTCAGTCAGTGTAATGTATCATCTCTCCCCACAGCAAAAATGTCCGACAAGCCCGACCTCACCGAGATCGCCAGGTTTGATAAAACCAAGCTGAAGAAAACCGAGACAAAGGAGAAGAACCCTCTGCCCACCAAAGAGAGTGAGTAGTGACCCCTGAAGCACTGAATGCAATGGACTCATTCTGGCGGTTTGGGGTGTGGTATGGAGTTCTGCTGAAGATTCCACAGTATATCTTGTCTGTCTggactgagaaagaaagaaatgcccATGCCCATATTTATtaatcaattaaattcaattacatTCCAATCAATGAGCTTCATTGGCATGACCACATTTACATATAacctaatattattaaataataacaatacaacacaattaaatatacactgcaaaagacaaaatcttagcaagtaaaatgatccaatattacggcagaaaatcttatttttttcttctctgataagaattcTAGCCTTTTTAGACTAAGCATTATATAAGTGTGggattattttgcttgttttatgAATAATTCTCTTAAAATCATTCTCTCTTAGAACTTccaccttattttattttatatttttaatatttctcaAAATAAGTACTCAAAAAAAGTcatcagtcaagttattctgcCTCCTGTCTCCAAATGTaagctaaaacaaaaaaacagtaattttaccTTGATTTTATCTACAGTGTGTATAAAAAATGTAGGCACccctaaaaaaaatcatgattttcctttataaatcctCTAAACGCTCCCTATAGCTTCTAATGAGAgcctggcttctggttgaaggtattttggaccatctCCAGTTCACTCAGGTTGATCCAAACAATCAATGCTTTAACCAATGAATTATCAGGGAAGCCCAAACCTTTTCTTACCACtgtaagtcttacttcactcattatCAGGCTTTGCGATTGCTCATTTTAATAAATCCCTCTTGGTGGACTTATTTGCCTAATATAAGCATACAAATCTCAAATAAAagatattttgtctagtttttaccaaTAGATTTTGTGCAGGGTGTATATACTTGTAATTAAAAAGAAATTTGTAATGAAAAATTAAGATAATAAAAAGTAGCTAACAGCTGcttctccatgtttagtttttagtttagggCAATAATATGAACAGTGAGTTTAGGGGTAAAATAACACAAATGACACAAATGACGAATAcgaaaaaaaatgtaactttaagTTAAGTACTATACATTGTATAAAGTTATGTTATTCCATTAATCAAGTCCTCTGAAACTACgatattttgaaaaataaagtGTAACTTTCTAAAATTCCTCCAAAAACAATCCACGTGTGTGGAGAACCAGTCAGTTGTGAGCATGGCAAGTAGCCATTTGTAATATCCATAGCGGTTCAGCACGAAACACTTGGCTCAGTTTTCTCAGCATGGTTTGTTAACCATATTTGGGGTTCACAAAACCATTTGTGGGAGGGTTTAACAACACAGGGATCTACTAAATGGCTAGCGGGCCTATGCTAATGCTGCAGAAGGCTAATAGTTGGTGCAATGGTTGCAATGTGGGATAAAGCCAGTAACCAGTGTGCTAGCGCTGCAATACTGCAACCACGATATCCATGTTTGATAACCATGCCCAGAATGTGAGACTGGACTCACATTATATTACAGGACGATCTGCATATTCTGGTCCTGATTTAGtaacacagcaaatggaaaaagaatcTGCAATCCAGTCTAATAGGTCCGGAGTGGCATAGATATTGTAATAATTTGGCTATAGTGACCTCTAGTGGAATGTTTTAGACTAACATGGCTCTGCCGACTGGTAGAGACGGCACAATTAGGTTGAATTAATTTCAAAACcttctttaataaaatacagtaactaAAAATGTgacttaaaaacacttaaaatactactttataataatattatcttTCTAACAAATgtatcactctgtattcattatcCAGTTAATGTAATAGCTTGGTCATGTGCAATCATTTTATTTCCATCTCTGTtcagtttctttctttttcatccaacaaacatctctctctctctttctctctctttctctctctgcatctATAAGACGGAGCTCAGCATGCAGCTTTCCCTACCTTCTCTCCGCATAGTCTTATGTCAGCATATAGATGCCAGCTCAGCTCCACTTCAGTCACTTCAGTCAAAATCCTCCATCAGCATTCCTCCAGCACAGGCTGCGGCTAATCTGCAGGAAGGAAAAAAGTACAGGATgaataataatgatttttttttgtgtttttgtaaaataatCACGTTCAGTAGAAAAACTGcactctctacttttctatgtgcaGCTTTTCGTTTCACCAAGCATAGCTGGTATATATTTACTATAAGCAATATGATTACTCGACCCCTGTAACACTCCTTaacatttttctaacttttctgcctgatattacacacctataTGTATGAAAACATTACTTAAGGTTTCATTTGAATTAGAAATGTTACTGAAAaccataattgtaattgtaatgaatAGAAATTGAAAGAAAATATGCAacagtcaaaatataatgaataaaaatcataaagtTGGCACTGTCGCAaactttttattaacattttaaaatcgaTATTTTTGTCACGGTTGTCTAGTTTTTTATGTCTATTGTCAAATATGCAGTATCTAGGGTCAATTCCTCTTACTGATCTGAACTTAAGTGAAATTATTAAGAGATTGAACAAacagcttctctaagtgtcctgtaggagactCCCCAAAGCCCGcaatgttttcagaatgtaaaaaatatatattattttacagcagaaaaaaatgtaatctgcATCACCTACTCTTGTGACTCCCAGCCTGTATATGGGCCAAGGCCTGTTAAGTAGTAAtataataaacactaatatttacaatatttgctCACTGATTCCCAATAAATGTACATAATGGGAAACTATATTGtgtacatttgtatttttttgtatttctgtttatttaattatagtATACCGTACAAAAGTCCAAAGTTTagacaccttaaattcaatggtttttcattatttttaaaaaacagcatgtgcaatatgcattgtagattaatactcataataagtcatacaaactatgaaaGAAAACATATGGGATTATTTACTGAACAAAaatcagtgttaaacaaaccagaatatgttttatattttacattctttaaaaagtagcacctcttctTTAGATCAGAGAATTTTGCAcatcttagctggattttcttcatttagctttatgaggtagagtcacctggaattcaggctttcagttaacagctgtgctgaactcatcaagagttaatacttgaatttctcgtctcttaatgtgtttgagagcatcagttcacaagtagtgaagaggtagagttacaggtttaCAGGTTATTATGAGAAggaaaaactactcaactaagtaaagaaaaaatacttcaagaagaaatgaaggtcagtcaatctgaaacatttcaggaACTTTTTAAAGTATCTTGAGTGCAGTCACTGTCAA of the Astyanax mexicanus isolate ESR-SI-001 chromosome 10, AstMex3_surface, whole genome shotgun sequence genome contains:
- the tmsb2 gene encoding thymosin beta-12: MSDKPDLTEIARFDKTKLKKTETKEKNPLPTKETIEQERKGDASP